A genomic window from Hyla sarda isolate aHylSar1 chromosome 10, aHylSar1.hap1, whole genome shotgun sequence includes:
- the LOC130293885 gene encoding alpha-tectorin-like translates to MMSYRVTLSVLILAFSAVFLEKSDARNVVLNCPTNQEQGCRPCWGGTCDSLSNHIQISCTGQCAPACVCKKDYYLQNNECVPVSQCKVQCPENMVFNPCVKKTLTCETRNSEVAEYKECKPRCQCAEGYIFSGKKPQDCIKVSECQNQTNTQ, encoded by the exons ATGATGAGCTACAGAGTTACGCTTTCTGTGCTTATATTAG CATTTTCTGCCGTCTTCTTGGAAAAGTCGGACGCCCGGAACGTTGTAT tgaaCTGCCCGACCAATCAGGAACAAGGCTGCCGGCCCTGCTGGGGCGGGACATGTGACAGCCTGAGCAATCATATACAGATCTCCTGCACCGGTCAATGTGCCCCGGCCTGTGTCTGCAAGAAGGACTATTACCTCCAGAACAATGAGTGCGTCCCCGTGTCCCAGTGCAAAGTCCAGTGCCCGGAGAACATGGTGTTCAACCCCTGTGTGAAGAAGACCCTGACCTGTGAGACCCGAAACAGCGAGGTGGCCGAGTATAAAGAGTGCAAACCTCGCTGCCAGTGTGCGGAGGGTTATATCTTCTCTGGTAAGAAACCTCAAGACTGTATCAAGGTCAGCGAATGTCAGAACCAGACGAATACTCAGTAA